One region of Wyeomyia smithii strain HCP4-BCI-WySm-NY-G18 chromosome 3, ASM2978416v1, whole genome shotgun sequence genomic DNA includes:
- the LOC129731079 gene encoding vitelline membrane protein 15a-2-like, which yields MKSFCVVALFVSCCLLGTMAAPSYEHAAPAHHAVHTYHAKAPAVKCGANLLVGCAPQVAHVPCVPSHDHGHGGYHAAPAHHAPAHHGYHRSFDAAEADDSE from the coding sequence ATGAAGTCCTTCTGCGTCGTTGCTCTTTTCGTGTCCTGCTGCTTGCTGGGAACAATGGCTGCTCCATCGTACGAACACGCCGCTCCCGCCCATCATGCCGTGCACACGTACCACGCTAAGGCACCGGCCGTCAAGTGCGGCGCCAACCTTCTGGTCGGATGTGCTCCCCAGGTTGCCCACGTGCCTTGCGTGCCATCGCACGATCATGGACACGGAGGATACCACGCTGCTCCAGCCCATCATGCACCAGCCCACCATGGTTACCACCGGTCCTTCGATGCTGCCGAAGCCGATGACAGCGAATAA